The proteins below are encoded in one region of Amycolatopsis magusensis:
- a CDS encoding recombinase family protein yields the protein MTTRWRDRLWAMLAALVVGVVRVLAVEDESAEVVRRIFSEYLDGNGDRAIANGLNRDGIPCPSARRPDQNRHRLADGWQGSTVRSILENPKYTGFAVFGRWTKHETLLDPDDVAAGHVVRFKRAEREQVVRSRTQAHPEIVSVEVFAEAQLLRRSKAAGGLATARKAERGARTTARTYLLRGLVRCGVCHRKMQGATIRKGAYYRCTARTMAPSSPALADHPKTVNLREDVVVEAVNGWIGHLFEPGNVDETAAALLASAGGDVGSSRREAAKRRLADADARLRRFQDAIAAGVDPAAVVEAMNHAQAERAAARAEVDSQPASKTISDAEIYARIDSLGDVGAVLADAKPAGLSRLYQRLGLDLRYEPKELAVYATTSPGVDSVRVRGGT from the coding sequence GTGACGACACGATGGCGTGACCGGCTGTGGGCCATGCTCGCGGCCCTGGTTGTCGGTGTGGTAAGGGTGCTGGCGGTTGAGGATGAGTCGGCCGAAGTGGTGCGGCGGATCTTCTCGGAGTACTTAGACGGCAACGGGGATCGGGCGATCGCGAACGGGTTGAACCGGGATGGGATTCCGTGCCCGTCGGCTCGGCGGCCGGATCAGAACCGGCACCGGCTTGCCGATGGTTGGCAGGGCAGTACGGTCCGGTCCATTTTGGAGAATCCCAAGTACACGGGCTTTGCGGTGTTCGGGCGATGGACGAAGCACGAGACCTTGCTAGACCCTGATGATGTCGCGGCTGGACATGTGGTCCGCTTCAAGCGGGCCGAGCGGGAGCAGGTTGTTCGGTCGCGCACGCAGGCGCATCCGGAGATCGTGTCGGTAGAGGTGTTCGCGGAGGCTCAGTTGCTTCGCCGGTCCAAAGCGGCCGGTGGGCTCGCGACGGCCCGCAAGGCAGAGCGGGGCGCGAGGACGACGGCCCGCACGTACTTGTTGCGCGGTCTGGTGAGGTGCGGTGTCTGTCATCGGAAGATGCAGGGCGCGACGATTCGCAAGGGTGCGTATTACCGGTGTACCGCGAGAACGATGGCGCCTAGTTCACCAGCGCTGGCTGATCATCCGAAGACGGTGAACCTGCGTGAGGACGTGGTGGTCGAGGCGGTCAACGGATGGATCGGGCACTTGTTCGAGCCGGGCAACGTGGACGAGACCGCCGCGGCGCTGCTCGCGTCGGCTGGCGGTGACGTCGGATCGAGTCGCCGGGAGGCTGCAAAGCGGCGGCTGGCAGATGCGGACGCGCGCCTTCGCCGGTTCCAGGACGCGATCGCGGCGGGTGTTGATCCGGCGGCCGTGGTCGAGGCGATGAATCACGCACAGGCTGAGCGGGCGGCCGCGAGGGCGGAAGTGGACAGTCAACCGGCGAGTAAGACCATCTCGGATGCGGAGATCTACGCGAGGATCGATTCGCTCGGTGACGTCGGCGCTGTGCTGGCGGATGCGAAGCCAGCCGGTCTGAGCCGCCTGTACCAGCGCTTGGGCCTCGACCTTCGCTACGAACCAAAAGAGCTGGCCGTCTATGCGACGACCAGCCCCGGTGTAGATAGTGTGCGTGTCCGAGGGGGGACTTGA
- a CDS encoding M20/M25/M40 family metallo-hydrolase, whose amino-acid sequence MTEPSLIDTAADEAVVLTSELLRIDSTNTGDPETLVGEREAAEYVAEKLTEVGYEIEYVESGGRNRHNVITRLAGADPSRGALLVHGHLDVVPADAAEWSVHPFSGAIQDDYVWGRGAVDMKDMVGMTLALARHYKRNGIVPPRDLIFAFVADEEAGGKYGAQWLVDHRPDLFEGATEAISEVGGFSITLKDNVRAYLIETAEKGIRWMKLRVRGTAGHGSMIHRDNAVTKLAEAVARLGNHRFPLVMSPSVREFLDGVTEITGWDFPDDDIEGAVAKLGNISRMIGATLRDTANPTMLTAGYKSNVIPSVAEAAVDCRILPGRIEAFNRELDEILGPDIEKEWMELPPVETTFDGALVDAMTAAVLAEDPGARTLPYMLSGGTDAKAFQQLGIRNFGFAPLQLPADLDFSALFHGVDERVPVEALKFGTRVLDRFLRAS is encoded by the coding sequence GTGACCGAACCGAGCCTGATCGATACAGCCGCCGACGAAGCTGTGGTGCTGACCAGCGAGCTTCTGCGCATCGACTCCACGAACACCGGTGATCCCGAGACCCTCGTGGGCGAGAGAGAAGCCGCGGAGTACGTGGCCGAGAAGTTGACCGAGGTCGGCTACGAGATCGAGTACGTCGAGTCCGGCGGCAGGAACCGGCACAACGTGATCACCCGGCTCGCCGGGGCCGACCCCAGCCGCGGCGCCTTGCTGGTGCACGGTCACCTGGACGTGGTGCCCGCCGACGCCGCCGAGTGGTCGGTGCACCCGTTCTCCGGCGCCATCCAGGACGACTACGTCTGGGGCCGCGGCGCGGTCGACATGAAGGACATGGTCGGCATGACGCTCGCGCTGGCCCGGCACTACAAGCGCAACGGGATCGTCCCGCCCCGCGATCTGATCTTCGCCTTCGTCGCCGACGAGGAAGCGGGTGGCAAGTACGGCGCGCAGTGGCTGGTCGACCACCGGCCCGACCTGTTCGAGGGCGCCACCGAGGCGATCAGCGAGGTCGGCGGCTTCTCCATCACCCTGAAGGACAACGTCCGCGCCTACCTCATCGAGACCGCCGAGAAGGGCATCCGCTGGATGAAGCTGCGGGTCCGCGGCACCGCGGGCCACGGCTCGATGATCCACCGCGACAACGCCGTCACCAAGCTCGCCGAGGCCGTCGCCCGGCTCGGCAACCACCGGTTCCCGCTGGTCATGAGCCCCTCCGTGCGAGAGTTCCTCGACGGGGTCACCGAGATCACCGGCTGGGACTTCCCCGACGACGACATCGAGGGCGCGGTCGCGAAGCTCGGCAACATCTCCCGGATGATCGGCGCCACGCTCCGCGACACCGCCAACCCGACCATGCTCACCGCCGGCTACAAGTCCAACGTGATCCCGTCGGTGGCCGAAGCCGCGGTCGACTGCCGCATCCTGCCCGGCCGCATCGAGGCGTTCAACCGCGAGCTCGACGAGATCCTCGGCCCGGACATCGAGAAGGAGTGGATGGAACTCCCGCCGGTCGAGACCACCTTCGACGGCGCCCTGGTCGACGCGATGACCGCCGCGGTGCTCGCCGAGGACCCCGGCGCCCGGACACTGCCGTACATGCTCTCCGGCGGCACCGACGCGAAGGCGTTCCAGCAGCTCGGCATCCGGAACTTCGGCTTCGCGCCGCTGCAGCTGCCCGCCGACCTGGACTTCTCCGCCCTCTTCCACGGGGTCGACGAGCGCGTACCGGTGGAGGCGCTCAAGTTCGGCACCCGCGTGCTGGACCGCTTCCTGCGCGCCTCCTAA
- a CDS encoding NmrA family NAD(P)-binding protein, which produces MTTTTERKIVVTTPTGQVGSRVVRLLVQAGVRPSLLLRDSSKLDPETRARVDVVEGDQGDAEYVVRATRDADVLFWVNPPTPSGDPVAHYTRLGANAALAVQENGIAHTVFQSSVGAEKRHGAGEIDGLARTEEQLNATGAAVTHLRCGYFFSNLLMDAESLREGLLRTPWPLDHALSWVAPRDIGDVAAAKLLASNWQGTQVQAVHGPADLTFAQVAGILGEVLGHEVKPEHVPDDEFRSMLRSAGLPEAQVDGTAGMSAGLSDGFVAEDERSVVTTTPTTLAAWAQQYLR; this is translated from the coding sequence ATGACCACCACCACCGAACGGAAGATTGTCGTCACCACCCCCACCGGACAGGTCGGCTCGCGAGTCGTGCGACTGCTGGTGCAGGCAGGTGTACGGCCGAGCTTGCTCCTGCGGGACAGCAGCAAGCTCGACCCGGAGACACGCGCACGAGTCGACGTCGTCGAGGGCGATCAAGGCGACGCCGAGTACGTCGTCCGCGCGACGCGGGACGCGGACGTCCTCTTTTGGGTGAATCCGCCGACTCCCAGCGGTGACCCCGTAGCCCACTACACCCGCCTGGGCGCCAACGCGGCGCTCGCCGTGCAGGAGAACGGCATCGCGCACACCGTGTTCCAGAGCAGCGTCGGCGCGGAAAAACGGCACGGTGCAGGCGAAATCGACGGCTTGGCGCGCACCGAGGAACAACTGAACGCCACCGGCGCTGCCGTGACGCACCTGCGTTGCGGCTACTTCTTCAGCAACCTGCTCATGGACGCCGAGTCGCTGCGCGAAGGCCTCCTACGCACGCCGTGGCCCCTTGACCACGCGCTTTCGTGGGTCGCCCCGCGTGACATCGGCGATGTCGCCGCCGCCAAACTGCTCGCGTCGAACTGGCAGGGCACGCAGGTGCAGGCCGTGCACGGCCCAGCCGACCTCACCTTCGCCCAGGTCGCGGGAATCCTCGGAGAGGTGCTGGGCCACGAGGTGAAGCCCGAGCACGTCCCCGACGACGAGTTCCGCTCGATGTTGCGGTCCGCGGGACTGCCGGAGGCCCAGGTCGACGGCACCGCCGGGATGTCCGCCGGCCTGAGCGACGGCTTCGTCGCCGAGGACGAGCGCAGCGTGGTCACCACGACGCCGACCACGCTGGCCGCCTGGGCGCAGCAGTACCTGCGTTAG
- a CDS encoding SDR family oxidoreductase, giving the protein MSATEQRVAIVTGGSRGIGRETAERLAADGMAVVVVYAGNQAEADAAVENITARGGRAIAAQADVADERAVAAVFDQAEAVFGGVDVVVHAAGRMVLAPLAELDLDDLDRMHRTNIRGTFVVDQQAARRVRDGGAIINFSTSVLALALPGYAAYAASKGAVEAITLILARELRGRDITVNAVAPGPTATALFLDGKDEQTVAKMAAQPPLERLGTPADIAELVSFLAGPARWINGQVVRANGGIA; this is encoded by the coding sequence ATGAGCGCCACGGAACAGCGCGTCGCGATCGTCACCGGTGGGTCGCGTGGCATCGGGCGCGAGACCGCCGAGCGGCTCGCGGCGGACGGGATGGCCGTCGTGGTCGTCTACGCCGGGAACCAGGCCGAGGCCGACGCGGCCGTCGAGAACATCACCGCCCGCGGTGGCCGGGCGATCGCCGCGCAGGCCGACGTCGCGGACGAGCGGGCGGTCGCGGCGGTGTTCGACCAGGCCGAGGCCGTGTTCGGGGGAGTGGACGTGGTCGTGCACGCGGCCGGTCGCATGGTGCTCGCCCCGCTCGCCGAACTGGACCTCGACGACCTCGACCGGATGCACCGCACCAACATCCGCGGCACCTTCGTCGTCGACCAGCAGGCGGCCCGCCGGGTGCGCGACGGCGGCGCGATCATCAACTTCTCCACCTCGGTGCTCGCGCTGGCGCTGCCGGGTTACGCCGCCTACGCCGCGTCGAAGGGGGCCGTCGAGGCGATCACGCTCATCCTCGCCCGCGAGCTGCGCGGCCGCGACATCACCGTCAACGCCGTCGCGCCGGGGCCGACCGCGACCGCGCTCTTCCTCGACGGCAAGGACGAACAGACCGTCGCGAAGATGGCCGCGCAGCCGCCGCTCGAGCGGCTGGGCACCCCGGCCGACATCGCCGAACTCGTCTCGTTCCTGGCCGGGCCCGCGCGCTGGATCAACGGCCAGGTCGTCCGCGCGAACGGAGGAATCGCCTGA
- a CDS encoding LLM class flavin-dependent oxidoreductase: MRTATTIEASGGSWPEIVDFVVEAEKLGLDMCWVAEAWGSDAPSPLGFLAARTERIQLGSGIIQLGTRTPAAIAQAAITLSNMSDGRFLLGLGPSGPQVIEGLHGVPFARPLTRMRETVEIVRAAFAGEKLHHSGSAFTIPLPGEARPMRLSVKAEHPIPIYLATLSPRMLRLTGEVADGWLGTSFVPEGAAEAYFRHLDEGLTSAGRTRADFEVCQGAEVAFAANEEELRQMIAGRKKELAFSLGGMGSAGSNYYNDAYSRQGWADVAAEVRSRWLSGDRDGAAALVTDEMVLGTTLIGTEEMVRARLAVWRDAGVDTVRLYPAGDTLDARLATLGRALELVSEVT, from the coding sequence ATGCGGACCGCGACGACGATCGAGGCCTCGGGCGGATCATGGCCGGAGATCGTCGACTTCGTGGTGGAAGCCGAAAAGCTGGGTCTCGACATGTGCTGGGTCGCCGAAGCGTGGGGCTCCGACGCGCCCTCTCCCCTGGGCTTCCTGGCCGCGCGCACCGAGCGGATCCAGCTCGGCTCGGGCATCATCCAGCTCGGTACGCGCACGCCGGCGGCCATCGCGCAGGCCGCGATCACCCTGTCGAACATGTCGGACGGGCGGTTCCTGCTGGGCCTCGGTCCGTCGGGCCCGCAGGTCATCGAAGGGCTGCACGGAGTCCCGTTCGCCCGCCCCCTCACCCGGATGCGGGAAACCGTCGAAATCGTGCGTGCCGCGTTCGCCGGTGAGAAACTGCACCACTCCGGCTCGGCATTCACGATCCCGTTACCCGGTGAAGCCCGCCCGATGCGCCTTTCCGTCAAAGCCGAGCACCCCATCCCCATCTACCTGGCCACCCTTTCCCCGCGCATGCTGCGGCTCACCGGGGAAGTCGCCGACGGCTGGCTCGGCACCAGCTTCGTACCCGAAGGCGCCGCCGAGGCCTATTTCCGCCACCTCGACGAGGGCTTGACCTCAGCCGGACGCACCCGCGCGGATTTCGAGGTGTGCCAAGGCGCCGAAGTCGCCTTCGCGGCCAACGAGGAGGAACTCCGGCAGATGATCGCCGGGCGGAAAAAGGAACTCGCCTTCAGTCTCGGCGGCATGGGTTCCGCCGGGAGCAATTACTACAACGACGCCTACAGCAGGCAAGGCTGGGCCGACGTCGCCGCGGAAGTTCGGTCGCGCTGGCTTTCCGGCGACCGGGATGGCGCGGCCGCGTTGGTGACCGACGAAATGGTGCTGGGAACCACGCTGATCGGCACCGAGGAAATGGTGCGTGCGCGGCTGGCGGTGTGGCGTGATGCCGGGGTCGACACCGTCCGGCTGTATCCGGCGGGCGACACCCTCGACGCCCGGCTCGCCACCTTGGGGCGAGCGTTGGAGCTGGTCAGCGAGGTGACTTGA
- a CDS encoding SRPBCC family protein: MEWTGARFADTPTIEQRIRIEAPPRRVWELVSDIGLLPSLSTELQAVEWLDNGGPALGARFLGRNKHPSFGEWETTSHVVGYEPERTFAWAVQDPKTPSASWRFSLEAQDGGTELSQWMQMGPGPSGLSSAIESMPDKEQKIVFVRLRELEKAILANLDAIKKLAEG, from the coding sequence GTGGAATGGACGGGCGCGCGGTTCGCGGACACGCCGACCATCGAACAGCGGATCCGGATCGAGGCGCCGCCCCGGCGGGTGTGGGAGCTGGTCTCCGACATCGGCCTGCTGCCCTCGCTCAGCACCGAACTGCAGGCGGTCGAGTGGCTGGACAACGGCGGCCCCGCGCTCGGCGCCCGGTTCCTCGGCCGCAACAAGCACCCGTCCTTCGGTGAATGGGAGACCACCTCGCACGTGGTCGGGTACGAGCCGGAGCGCACGTTCGCGTGGGCGGTCCAGGATCCGAAGACACCGTCGGCGAGCTGGCGGTTCAGCCTCGAAGCCCAGGACGGCGGCACCGAGCTGAGCCAGTGGATGCAGATGGGGCCAGGCCCGTCCGGGCTGTCGTCCGCCATCGAAAGCATGCCGGACAAGGAGCAGAAGATCGTGTTCGTGCGGCTGCGCGAGCTGGAGAAGGCGATCCTCGCCAACCTCGACGCGATCAAGAAACTGGCCGAAGGCTGA
- a CDS encoding winged helix-turn-helix transcriptional regulator — protein sequence MKRTSFAGWPCSIARTMDLFGDQWSPLVLRESFYGVRRFDEFQQELGIPRNTLADRLKRLVDVGLLEKRAYQDEPVRYDYVLTEMGRDFFDVLAVMSRWGDRWLSGPEGPPVRMHHVDCGHDTHAKVICEACGEPLDPTGIRMRTGPGYPEGLKNRPDVRRRFEDLTE from the coding sequence ATGAAGCGGACCTCTTTCGCCGGGTGGCCGTGCTCGATCGCACGCACCATGGACCTGTTCGGTGACCAGTGGAGCCCACTGGTGCTGCGCGAGAGCTTCTACGGCGTCCGCCGGTTCGACGAGTTCCAGCAGGAACTGGGCATCCCCCGGAACACGCTCGCCGACCGGCTCAAGCGGCTGGTCGACGTAGGCCTGTTGGAGAAGCGCGCCTACCAGGACGAGCCGGTCCGCTACGACTACGTGCTCACCGAGATGGGCCGCGACTTCTTCGACGTGCTGGCGGTGATGTCGCGCTGGGGCGACCGGTGGCTGTCCGGTCCGGAGGGCCCGCCGGTCCGAATGCACCACGTCGACTGCGGGCACGACACCCACGCGAAGGTGATCTGCGAGGCCTGCGGTGAACCGCTCGACCCGACCGGCATCCGCATGCGCACCGGCCCCGGCTATCCCGAGGGCCTCAAGAACCGGCCCGACGTCCGGCGGCGCTTCGAGGACTTGACAGAGTAA